AGCATTTTCCAAAGCAACCTGGGGACAAAGTGGGGTTAAATTGTACACAGATTGCTTACGAGCAAGGGTTAAGCGACTAACAAGACATGAAATCTTACGGAGAAGTAGGTaaagccaaaattaaaaactccCTCCGGGTCAGCCCATTCTGCGacccacctcctcccctctgcGGCAGGGGGCTTTGCTGCAGTGGCACTGCCCACGCATACTCAACCAAGAGACTCAGACCACGCCAGCCATGCCACgaagtgtgttttattttcattattcatacaaataattttctataatattcCAGGGCAAACCGGAAAATTTGGCAGTCCGATTGGGGGGGTCCCTTCAGAGACCCACAGGCCGGTGGCATTGGCGCGGAGTGCCCAGGTTCACAGTGCAGCTTGTGGCTCGTGTCCATCTTGCAGGTGGCTCTTCCTCCACATCACGACTGGGGTCTCGAAGATGACGGGGGTAGGAAATCCTCCAGGATTTTAGGAAATTTCACTCCGCTTCTCCTGCTCAATGGCTGTGGAGAGCGGGAAGCGGGCGCTGGAGGGGAGCTGCAACCCCCACCCGCAACCGAGGTGCTTCCCAGTGTGGGCGAGGCACCCACGAGGTGTGGGGATTTAGAAGGAAGCTTGGGGCTGGGGAGAGACAAGGCGCTTTGTGAAACTGAAAGAGTGGCCGGGGCCGCCCAGACCGCGGGCAACGGCCGCGTGCGGGGTGGAGGAGAGGGTTTGCAAGGAAGAGCAGGGTGAGGGGCTGGACTGGGGCGCGGGAGACCGAGGCACACTCACTCTCTTTGGTCGGCAGGGTGTTCTTCTCCTGCGTCTCCGTTTTCTTCAGCTTGGCCTTATCGAAGCTGGCGATTTCCCCCATGTCTGGTTTGTCTgccattttcttaaaacaatccTAGTGGGCAAACGAAGGCGCTTGACCTGGGGCTGGGGGCCAGCGTCGCCCTCTGCGCTCCCCGCCGACGCCTCTCGACGTGGCACTCGCGCCAAGGCGTGGCGAGCAGCCCCAAGGCCGAGGATCTGGGCGCGTCCGGCACCCCCCTTCTCGGTCCCAGGGCGTGGTCGCCGGCCCCTGCGTCCCGTCCGAGAAGGGCGCCTGTCGCGGTTGCGGCGCGCCTGTCCGGTGCACAGGATCCGGCCACACCCTGGGTGGGCCCCCAGCCCCGACGCCGCACTCACCGTGTAGTCGGGTTCCGAGCCCGGGATCCTGGCGCTCCCACTCGCGTTGCTGCAGCAAGAGACAAAAGAGCGGCGCCCGCCCCTAGCCTTATATacgccgcgccccgccccgcccctcacCCGCCGCAGCAGGGGCGGCGCTGGCACCCGAGGGGCGGGAGCAGCGCGGGCGGCTCCTCGCCCTGCCGCGCCCTCCGCTGGGCTGCCAGCCCGGCTGGGCGCGGCTTCTCCCGTGCCCGGCACCCCCAGCTCACAGTGTGCCTTGCGTGGGGGCTGTAGTCGCCGCCAGGGTGGGCGCTAGGTCCCCGGGTTTGCTTTTGCGGCTACATTTCCCCCTTTCCGGGAATCTGCTGTTCACCCCGCAGAAAGGATATGGGACCGACTGGGGAGGGTGTGTGGTTTTGTGCGTGTGCAGATATGATGTGTAGCCGTGGGTGTGGATGTGCGGGCGTGCACGCGCACTCTGCAGCAGTCCTTGCTCTGGGAGACGCCCCACCCCTGTCACCCCCACGCCTCTTGCTTTTGCTCCTCCAGagtccccttccctcccccacttTTCCTCTCCTCCGGGAGGCTGAGTCCTAAGCTGGTCCTGCACTAAAAGAATTCGAGCTGAGGGTCCCGTAGTGGAGCGGGGagcgggggcggggggaggggaggaggaaggggagggaagaaataGGTTTCCAGCGCTCTTTGCTCAGGTTGGGGGCGGTTGCCCTCTGGTCAGTCGTCCCATGTTCCCTGAACTGGGCGGTTCCAGCAGGATCGTTGGCGTGGCGGGTGCTCCTTAAATGCTGTTAGATGCATTGTGTGAAGGGCTGTGGTGAGAACAGGGCGTCCCGAGAAGGCTCGCAGTGTTCTTTTTCTCGCCGAGCTCCTGGAAACACTGTTATCAGCGGGTGCGGTTTTCCTCCTTGAAGTTAACCTTGAGGATAGTAGA
This DNA window, taken from Macaca thibetana thibetana isolate TM-01 chromosome 13, ASM2454274v1, whole genome shotgun sequence, encodes the following:
- the TMSB10 gene encoding thymosin beta-10; the encoded protein is MADKPDMGEIASFDKAKLKKTETQEKNTLPTKETIEQEKRSEIS